One window from the genome of Streptomyces cadmiisoli encodes:
- the hemG gene encoding protoporphyrinogen oxidase, which yields MSAAPRDFGQVVVIGAGIAGLAAAHRLLARGARVTVLEASERVGGKLLPGDIAGVRVDLGAESMLARRPEAVDLAREVGLADRLEPPATSTASIWTRGALRPMPKGHVMGVPGTASALAGVLSEEGLRRIERDAELPRTEVGDDVAVGEFVARRLGREVVDRLVEPLLGGVYAGDAYRISMRSAVPQLFRAARTHDSLTEGVREIQAEAAAAAQTGPVFMGLRGGVGGLPVAVAASVRARGGEIVTGAPVTELRREPGGGWRVTAADRVRHADAVIVAVPAPAAARLLRAEAPAAAAELAAVEYASMALITLALRRTEARLPEGSGFLVPPVDGRTVKASTFASQKWGWIAEEDPDLVVLRTSVGRHGETEILRRDDAGLVEVSRADLREATGLDAAPVETRVTRWTDGLPQYPVGHHARVARIREHVGKLPGLAVCGAVYDGVGIPACVASAYAAVDQVGGDLDAVRELTANPVQSLHGGAGE from the coding sequence ATGAGCGCAGCACCCAGGGACTTCGGGCAGGTCGTCGTCATCGGAGCCGGAATCGCCGGGCTGGCCGCGGCGCACCGTCTGCTGGCCCGCGGGGCGCGGGTGACCGTGCTGGAGGCGTCGGAGCGGGTCGGCGGCAAGCTGCTGCCCGGCGACATCGCGGGCGTCCGGGTCGACCTGGGCGCCGAGTCGATGCTGGCGCGCCGTCCGGAGGCGGTGGACCTGGCCCGCGAGGTCGGGCTGGCCGACCGGCTGGAGCCGCCGGCCACCTCGACCGCTTCGATCTGGACCCGCGGCGCCCTGCGTCCCATGCCCAAGGGCCACGTCATGGGTGTGCCGGGCACCGCGTCCGCCCTGGCCGGGGTGCTGTCCGAGGAGGGGCTGCGCCGTATCGAGCGCGACGCCGAGCTGCCCCGCACCGAGGTCGGCGACGACGTGGCCGTGGGGGAGTTCGTGGCCCGGCGGCTCGGCCGAGAGGTCGTCGACCGGCTGGTGGAGCCGCTGCTCGGCGGGGTGTACGCAGGCGACGCGTACCGCATCTCGATGCGTTCCGCCGTCCCCCAGCTGTTCCGGGCTGCCCGCACCCACGACTCGCTCACCGAGGGCGTGCGCGAGATCCAGGCCGAGGCGGCCGCGGCCGCGCAGACCGGGCCGGTGTTCATGGGCCTTCGGGGCGGTGTCGGCGGTCTGCCCGTCGCCGTCGCGGCATCGGTGCGGGCCCGCGGCGGCGAGATCGTCACCGGGGCGCCGGTCACCGAGCTGCGCCGCGAGCCGGGCGGCGGGTGGCGGGTCACCGCCGCCGACCGGGTCCGGCACGCCGACGCCGTGATCGTGGCCGTGCCCGCGCCCGCCGCGGCCCGGCTGCTGCGTGCCGAGGCCCCCGCGGCCGCCGCGGAGCTCGCCGCCGTGGAGTACGCGTCGATGGCGCTGATCACCCTCGCCCTGCGCCGGACCGAGGCGCGGCTTCCCGAGGGCAGCGGGTTCCTGGTGCCGCCGGTCGACGGCCGCACCGTCAAGGCGTCCACCTTCGCCTCGCAGAAATGGGGCTGGATCGCCGAGGAGGACCCGGACCTGGTGGTGCTGCGCACCTCCGTGGGGCGGCACGGCGAGACGGAGATCCTCCGGCGCGACGACGCCGGGCTGGTGGAGGTCTCGCGCGCCGATCTGCGCGAGGCGACCGGGCTGGACGCGGCCCCCGTCGAGACCCGCGTCACCCGGTGGACCGACGGCCTGCCCCAGTACCCCGTCGGGCATCACGCGCGCGTGGCCCGCATCCGCGAGCACGTCGGCAAGCTCCCGGGTCTTGCGGTGTGCGGCGCGGTGTACGACGGCGTCGGCATCCCGGCGTGCGTCGCCAGTGCGTACGCCGCCGTCGACCAGGTCGGCGGCGACCTCGATGCCGTGCGGGAGCTCACCGCCAACCCGGTGCAGAGTCTGCACGGCGGAGCGGGAGAATAA
- a CDS encoding DUF4349 domain-containing protein has product MRAPRSARRPAQALAGILLGAALAVTGCSAASDDGGSTSKAADEAAAHRDAKGVQEGAPGGGRADAARATAPPRLGTSHIIHTVSLSVQVKDVPKALDEARATTENAGGYVGSEATTRGEEDNEHTRVVLRVPADKYKDVLAELEGAGRLLDRTAKARDVTDQVVDVESRISTQRASVARIRELMDRATKLSDVVQLEGELSRRQADLEALLAQQASLKDRTSLATITLSLSEPPAKNTAGSDDDPGVMDALTGGWDAFVATLRWIVVAVAAVLPFAALAALLVLLWLRLVRPRLSRPAGVTAAPAPAPGPLPAARPAPEAAGSPERGGQD; this is encoded by the coding sequence ATGCGCGCACCACGTTCCGCACGACGTCCGGCCCAGGCACTGGCCGGGATCCTGCTCGGCGCCGCCCTCGCCGTCACGGGCTGCTCCGCCGCCTCCGACGACGGAGGCAGCACCAGCAAGGCCGCCGACGAGGCGGCGGCCCACCGCGACGCCAAGGGCGTGCAGGAGGGCGCGCCCGGCGGCGGCCGCGCGGACGCCGCCCGGGCCACCGCGCCGCCTCGGCTCGGCACCAGCCACATCATCCACACGGTGTCCCTGTCCGTGCAGGTCAAGGATGTGCCGAAGGCCCTGGACGAGGCCCGCGCCACCACCGAGAACGCCGGCGGCTACGTGGGCAGTGAGGCCACCACACGGGGCGAGGAGGACAACGAGCACACCCGTGTGGTGCTGCGCGTGCCCGCCGACAAGTACAAGGACGTCCTCGCCGAACTGGAGGGCGCGGGCCGGCTCCTCGACCGCACCGCGAAGGCCCGGGACGTCACCGACCAGGTCGTCGACGTGGAGAGCCGCATCAGCACACAGCGCGCCAGTGTCGCCCGGATCCGCGAGCTGATGGACCGGGCCACGAAGCTGAGCGACGTGGTCCAGCTGGAGGGCGAGCTGAGCCGCCGCCAGGCCGACCTGGAGGCGCTGCTCGCCCAGCAGGCGTCCCTCAAGGACCGCACCAGCCTGGCGACGATCACGCTGTCCCTGTCCGAGCCTCCGGCGAAGAACACGGCCGGGAGTGACGACGACCCGGGCGTCATGGACGCGCTGACCGGCGGCTGGGACGCGTTCGTGGCGACGCTGCGCTGGATCGTCGTGGCCGTCGCCGCGGTGCTGCCGTTCGCCGCGCTCGCGGCACTGCTCGTCCTGCTCTGGCTGCGACTCGTACGGCCCCGGCTGTCCCGGCCGGCCGGTGTGACGGCCGCGCCCGCGCCCGCGCCGGGTCCGCTGCCGGCCGCCCGGCCCGCGCCGGAGGCGGCCGGCTCCCCGGAGCGGGGCGGGCAGGACTGA
- a CDS encoding FAD-dependent oxidoreductase, which translates to MSMSRTNRGAGAERLVVIGGDAAGMSAASRARRLRGPDELEIVVFERGHFTSYSACGIPYWVGGDVSDRDELIARTPEEHRSRDIDLRLRSEVVEIDVAGRGVRVREVDRGAESWTAYDHLVIATGARPIRPALPGIDAPGVHGVQTLDDGQELLDTLTRTQGRRAVVVGAGYIGVEMAEALINRGFRVTVVNRGEEPMSTLDPDMGRLVHRAMEGMGITMVNDAEVTGLSTGVDGRVRAVGTASAEYPADVVVLGIGVRPETGLARAAGLPLGRHGGLLTDLSMRVRGHENVWAGGDCVEVLDLVSGRERHIALGTHANKHGQIIGANIGGGYATFPGVVGTAVSKVCDLEIARTGLREKDARRAGLQFETVTIESTSRAGYYPNASPMTVKMLAERSTGRLLGVQIVGREGAGKRVDVAAVALTAGMTVEQMTALDLGYAPPFSPVWDPVLVAARKAASVVHRTP; encoded by the coding sequence ATGAGCATGAGCCGTACGAACCGTGGCGCCGGGGCGGAACGACTGGTCGTGATCGGCGGTGACGCCGCGGGAATGTCCGCGGCGTCCCGCGCCCGCCGGCTGAGAGGCCCCGACGAGCTGGAGATCGTGGTCTTCGAACGCGGCCACTTCACCTCCTACTCGGCCTGCGGCATCCCCTACTGGGTGGGCGGCGACGTCTCCGACCGGGACGAGCTGATCGCGCGCACTCCCGAGGAACACCGCTCGCGCGACATCGACCTGCGGCTTCGTTCGGAGGTCGTGGAGATCGACGTGGCGGGCCGGGGCGTACGCGTGCGTGAGGTGGATCGCGGCGCCGAGTCCTGGACGGCGTACGACCACCTCGTGATCGCCACCGGTGCCCGGCCGATCCGCCCCGCGCTGCCCGGCATCGACGCGCCCGGCGTGCACGGCGTGCAGACCCTGGACGACGGCCAGGAGCTGCTGGACACCCTCACCCGCACACAGGGCCGGCGCGCGGTGGTCGTCGGTGCGGGCTACATCGGCGTGGAGATGGCCGAGGCGCTGATCAACCGCGGCTTCCGGGTGACGGTCGTCAACCGCGGCGAGGAACCGATGTCCACCCTCGACCCGGACATGGGCCGACTGGTCCACCGGGCCATGGAGGGCATGGGCATCACCATGGTCAACGACGCCGAGGTCACCGGGCTCAGCACCGGGGTGGACGGCCGGGTGCGGGCGGTGGGCACCGCGTCCGCCGAGTACCCGGCGGACGTCGTGGTGCTCGGCATCGGGGTGCGTCCGGAGACCGGGCTGGCGAGGGCGGCGGGGCTGCCGCTCGGGCGGCACGGCGGGCTGCTCACCGATCTGTCGATGCGGGTGCGCGGACACGAGAACGTCTGGGCCGGCGGAGACTGCGTGGAGGTCCTCGACCTCGTCTCCGGCCGCGAGCGGCACATCGCGCTCGGCACCCACGCCAACAAGCACGGCCAGATCATCGGCGCGAACATCGGCGGCGGTTACGCCACCTTCCCCGGTGTCGTCGGCACGGCGGTGAGCAAGGTGTGCGACCTGGAGATCGCCCGCACGGGCCTGCGCGAGAAGGACGCCCGCCGGGCGGGCCTCCAGTTCGAGACGGTCACCATCGAGTCCACCAGCCGCGCCGGCTACTACCCCAACGCCTCCCCCATGACCGTGAAGATGCTCGCCGAGCGCAGCACCGGGCGGCTCCTCGGGGTGCAGATCGTCGGCCGCGAGGGGGCGGGCAAGCGGGTGGACGTCGCGGCGGTGGCGCTCACGGCGGGCATGACGGTGGAGCAGATGACGGCCCTGGACCTCGGGTACGCGCCGCCGTTCTCACCGGTGTGGGACCCGGTGCTGGTCGCCGCGCGGAAGGCCGCGTCGGTCGTGCACCGGACGCCGTAG
- a CDS encoding rhomboid family intramembrane serine protease: MVIPVHDVNPVRRTPWVTYALIAANVVVFLSIPGMAGSVAGDSGLAQLCHLQAFLDQYAVVPRELIHHQMPRLVPNGEIAVGPQGPGCLVGPPGYDKSPELSVLTAMFLHGGWLHLLGNMLFLLIFGNNVEDRMGHVRFALFYGVCGYAASYGFALLNNESGEPLIGASGAVAGVLGAYLALYPKARVWVLVPFLIFLPLRLPAWLVLGFWFVLQAVYSSGEGVSAAGTVAYAAHIVGFIAGLLLAWPLRPGTPPPPEPRGLLFGRRARPRNTW, translated from the coding sequence GTGGTCATCCCCGTCCATGACGTGAACCCCGTGCGCCGTACGCCCTGGGTGACGTACGCGCTGATCGCCGCGAACGTCGTCGTGTTCCTGTCGATACCCGGCATGGCGGGTTCGGTGGCGGGCGACAGCGGCCTGGCTCAGCTGTGCCATCTCCAGGCCTTCCTGGACCAGTACGCGGTGGTGCCGCGTGAGCTGATCCACCATCAGATGCCCCGTCTGGTGCCCAACGGCGAGATCGCGGTGGGTCCGCAGGGACCGGGCTGCCTGGTCGGCCCGCCGGGCTACGACAAGTCGCCGGAACTGAGCGTCCTGACCGCGATGTTCCTGCACGGCGGCTGGCTGCACCTGCTGGGCAACATGCTCTTCCTGCTGATCTTCGGCAACAACGTCGAGGACCGCATGGGCCACGTCCGGTTCGCACTCTTCTACGGCGTCTGCGGCTACGCGGCCTCGTACGGCTTCGCGCTCCTCAACAACGAGTCGGGCGAGCCGCTGATCGGCGCCTCCGGGGCCGTCGCCGGCGTGCTCGGCGCCTACCTCGCGCTGTACCCGAAGGCGCGCGTCTGGGTGCTCGTGCCCTTCCTGATCTTCCTGCCGCTGCGCCTTCCGGCCTGGCTGGTGCTGGGCTTCTGGTTCGTGCTCCAGGCGGTGTACTCCTCCGGGGAGGGCGTCTCCGCCGCGGGCACCGTGGCGTACGCGGCACACATCGTCGGCTTCATCGCCGGCCTGCTGCTCGCCTGGCCGCTGCGGCCGGGCACACCGCCGCCCCCGGAGCCGCGCGGCCTGTTGTTCGGACGGCGGGCGCGGCCCCGGAACACCTGGTGA
- the hemE gene encoding uroporphyrinogen decarboxylase: protein MSANGSPAGQQPTATYDSAFLRACRREPVPHTPVWFMRQAGRSLPEYRKVREGIPMLESCMRPELVTEITLQPVRRHGVDAAIFFSDIVVPLKAIGIDLDIKPGVGPVVERPIRTREDLAALRDLTPEDVSYVTEAIGLLTRELGSTPLIGFAGAPFTLASYLVEGGPSRTYENAKAMMYGDPELWADLLDRLADITAAFLKVQIEAGASAVQLFDSWAGALAPADYRRSVLPASSKVFRAVESYGVPRIHFGVGTGELLGLMGEAGADVVGVDWRVSLDEAARRVGPGKALQGNIDPTVLFASKEAVETKAREVLDSAAHLDGHVFNLGHGVMPSTDPDALTRLVDYVHTRSAR from the coding sequence GTGAGTGCCAACGGAAGCCCTGCGGGCCAGCAGCCGACAGCGACGTACGACTCCGCCTTCCTCCGGGCGTGCAGGCGTGAACCCGTGCCGCACACCCCCGTGTGGTTCATGCGGCAGGCCGGGCGCTCCCTGCCCGAGTACCGCAAGGTCCGTGAGGGCATCCCGATGCTGGAATCCTGCATGCGGCCCGAGCTGGTCACCGAGATCACGCTCCAGCCGGTGCGCCGGCACGGCGTGGACGCGGCGATCTTCTTCAGCGACATCGTCGTCCCGCTCAAGGCCATCGGCATCGATCTCGACATCAAGCCCGGCGTCGGCCCGGTGGTCGAGCGCCCGATCCGCACCCGCGAGGATCTCGCCGCACTGCGCGATCTGACCCCCGAGGACGTCTCCTACGTCACCGAGGCGATCGGCCTGCTCACCCGCGAGCTGGGCAGTACTCCGCTCATCGGTTTCGCGGGCGCCCCGTTCACCCTGGCGAGCTATCTCGTCGAGGGCGGCCCGTCCCGCACGTACGAGAACGCCAAGGCGATGATGTACGGCGACCCCGAGCTGTGGGCCGACCTGCTCGACCGCCTCGCGGACATCACGGCCGCGTTCCTGAAGGTGCAGATCGAGGCGGGCGCGAGCGCCGTCCAGCTCTTCGACTCCTGGGCCGGCGCCCTGGCCCCGGCCGACTACCGGCGCTCCGTGCTGCCCGCCTCGTCGAAGGTCTTCCGGGCGGTCGAGTCGTACGGTGTGCCGCGTATCCACTTCGGGGTCGGCACGGGCGAACTGCTCGGCCTGATGGGCGAGGCCGGCGCAGACGTCGTCGGTGTCGACTGGCGTGTGAGCCTCGACGAGGCCGCTCGCCGCGTCGGCCCCGGCAAGGCGCTCCAGGGCAATATCGACCCGACGGTCCTGTTCGCCTCGAAGGAGGCCGTCGAGACCAAGGCCCGTGAGGTCCTCGACTCGGCGGCGCACCTGGACGGCCATGTCTTCAACCTCGGTCACGGTGTGATGCCGTCCACCGACCCGGACGCGCTGACCCGCCTCGTGGACTACGTCCACACACGATCGGCCCGCTGA
- a CDS encoding DUF3000 domain-containing protein → MAAAQGRLSDDAGGMEDPKGEDLHTGETVPPAFRAAVDTLRSARPRPQIEIEPTRAPKRLAPHAYALEATVVEGDDDLADGRLVLLHDPAGHDAWRGTFRLVTLVRAELEAEMAADPLLPEVCWSWLTGALQARGLTYGEPSGTVTRASSHYFGGLSARPAASQIEIRASWTPREGRDGVPDTAAHLASWCDLLAQVAGLPPAGAGDTSVVTLPQRRDPQSR, encoded by the coding sequence ATGGCTGCGGCTCAGGGACGACTGTCGGACGACGCTGGCGGAATGGAAGACCCGAAGGGGGAGGACCTGCATACGGGCGAGACGGTGCCGCCGGCCTTCCGGGCCGCTGTCGACACGCTGCGGTCCGCGCGGCCGCGCCCGCAGATCGAGATCGAGCCGACCCGCGCGCCGAAGCGGCTGGCGCCTCACGCGTACGCGCTGGAGGCCACCGTCGTCGAGGGCGACGACGACCTGGCCGACGGCCGGCTGGTACTGCTGCACGACCCGGCCGGGCACGACGCCTGGCGGGGCACCTTCCGGCTGGTGACGCTGGTGCGCGCGGAGCTGGAGGCGGAGATGGCCGCCGACCCGCTGCTGCCCGAGGTGTGCTGGAGCTGGCTGACGGGAGCGTTGCAGGCACGCGGTCTGACGTACGGGGAGCCCAGCGGCACCGTCACGCGCGCGAGCTCGCACTACTTCGGCGGGCTGTCCGCGCGCCCGGCCGCCTCGCAGATCGAGATCCGCGCCTCCTGGACCCCGCGCGAGGGCCGGGACGGGGTGCCGGACACGGCGGCGCACCTGGCGTCCTGGTGCGATCTGCTCGCGCAGGTGGCGGGTCTGCCGCCGGCCGGTGCGGGCGACACGTCCGTGGTGACGCTGCCCCAGCGGCGCGACCCGCAGTCGCGCTGA
- a CDS encoding helix-turn-helix transcriptional regulator yields the protein MSVLLEQPTSLVAYRPNKPTAMVVVADPRVRSTVTRHLWALGVRDVIEASSIAEARPRVGNPRDICVADVHLPDGSGLTLLSETRAAGWPNGLALSAADDIGAVRNALAGGVKGYVVTGTRTNVGLPTRPGAAPIGAAAARLHRRPPGAPSHPGGYRELSGREVEVLRLVAEGQSNKAIGVSMGLSALTVKSHLARIARKLGTGDRAGMVAVALRTGIIH from the coding sequence GTGTCCGTTCTCCTCGAGCAGCCCACAAGCCTGGTCGCCTACCGCCCGAACAAGCCGACCGCCATGGTGGTCGTGGCCGACCCCCGCGTGCGATCCACCGTCACCCGCCATCTGTGGGCGCTCGGTGTACGCGATGTCATCGAGGCCTCGTCCATCGCAGAGGCTCGTCCCCGCGTCGGCAACCCTCGTGACATCTGCGTCGCCGACGTCCACCTGCCCGACGGCTCCGGGCTCACGCTCCTGTCGGAGACCCGCGCCGCGGGCTGGCCGAACGGCCTGGCCCTGTCCGCCGCCGACGACATCGGGGCGGTCCGCAACGCCCTCGCCGGCGGAGTGAAGGGCTACGTCGTGACCGGCACCCGTACCAACGTCGGGCTCCCCACCCGGCCGGGTGCCGCTCCCATCGGCGCTGCCGCCGCACGTCTGCACCGCCGCCCCCCGGGTGCCCCGAGTCACCCGGGTGGCTACCGCGAGCTGTCCGGCCGCGAGGTCGAGGTGCTGCGGCTGGTCGCCGAGGGTCAGTCGAACAAGGCGATCGGCGTCTCGATGGGCCTGTCGGCCCTGACCGTCAAGAGCCACCTCGCCCGCATCGCCCGCAAGCTCGGCACGGGTGACCGCGCCGGCATGGTGGCCGTGGCACTGCGCACCGGCATCATCCACTGA
- a CDS encoding ribonuclease D yields MTDAQDTAADTSLRTPGGAPPDDGGTSAAGAPDPSPSPTPIPLLEPREGIPPVIADETALAEVIAAFAAGSGPVAVDAERASGYRYGQRAYLVQLRREGAGTALIDPVACPDLSGLGEALSGVEWVLHAATQDLPCLREIGMLPTALFDTELAGRLCGFPRVGLGAMVEGVLGFVLEKGHSAVDWSTRPLPEPWLRYAALDVELLVDLRDALEKELDRQGKLEWARQEFAAIVAAPPPEPRKDPWRRTSGMHKVRRRRQLAVVRELWQARDRIAQRRDVSPGKVLSDAAIVEAALSMPSQVHALSALNGFGHRVGRRQLEQWQAAVDRARALPESHLPQPGQPVTGPPPPRAWADKDPAAAARLSAARAGVSALAEQLNLPQENLIAPDSVRRVCWEPPAGSDADGVAAALAGYGARPWQVELVTPVLVTALAAKVP; encoded by the coding sequence GTGACCGACGCCCAAGACACCGCAGCAGACACTTCACTGCGAACCCCCGGGGGCGCCCCTCCGGACGACGGCGGAACTTCTGCAGCAGGGGCGCCCGACCCGTCACCGAGCCCGACGCCGATCCCTTTGCTGGAGCCGCGCGAGGGCATTCCGCCCGTGATCGCCGACGAGACCGCCCTCGCCGAGGTGATCGCCGCCTTCGCCGCCGGCTCCGGCCCGGTCGCCGTGGACGCCGAGCGGGCCTCCGGCTACCGCTACGGCCAGCGGGCCTACCTGGTGCAGCTGCGCCGGGAGGGCGCGGGCACCGCGCTGATCGACCCGGTGGCCTGTCCCGATCTGTCGGGGCTCGGCGAGGCGCTGTCCGGCGTCGAGTGGGTGCTGCACGCCGCCACCCAGGACCTGCCGTGCCTGCGGGAGATAGGCATGCTCCCCACGGCGCTGTTCGACACCGAGCTGGCCGGACGGCTCTGCGGGTTCCCGCGGGTCGGTCTGGGCGCCATGGTCGAGGGCGTGCTGGGCTTCGTGCTGGAGAAGGGGCACTCGGCGGTCGACTGGTCCACCCGTCCCCTCCCCGAGCCCTGGCTGCGCTACGCGGCCCTGGACGTCGAACTGCTCGTCGACCTGCGGGACGCCCTGGAGAAGGAGCTGGACCGGCAGGGCAAGCTGGAGTGGGCCCGGCAGGAGTTCGCGGCGATCGTGGCCGCACCGCCGCCGGAGCCCCGCAAGGACCCCTGGCGCCGTACGTCCGGGATGCACAAGGTGCGCCGGCGGCGGCAGCTCGCCGTGGTGCGGGAACTGTGGCAGGCCCGGGACCGGATCGCGCAGCGCCGGGACGTCTCGCCCGGCAAGGTGCTCTCGGACGCGGCCATCGTGGAGGCCGCGCTGTCCATGCCGTCCCAGGTGCACGCCCTGTCCGCGCTGAACGGGTTCGGGCACCGGGTGGGGCGGCGGCAGCTGGAGCAGTGGCAGGCCGCGGTGGACCGGGCCAGGGCGCTGCCCGAGTCGCACCTCCCGCAGCCGGGGCAGCCGGTGACCGGTCCGCCGCCGCCCAGGGCGTGGGCGGACAAGGATCCGGCAGCGGCGGCGCGGCTGTCCGCGGCGCGGGCCGGCGTCTCCGCGCTCGCCGAGCAGCTCAACCTGCCGCAGGAGAATCTGATCGCGCCGGACTCGGTCCGCCGGGTGTGCTGGGAGCCGCCGGCCGGCTCGGACGCGGACGGCGTCGCCGCGGCGCTGGCCGGATACGGCGCCAGGCCGTGGCAGGTCGAGCTGGTCACCCCGGTTCTGGTGACCGCCCTGGCCGCGAAGGTGCCGTAA
- a CDS encoding thiolase family protein produces MPRTVRDVVFVDGVRTPFGKAGPKGIYHETRADDLVVKAIRELLRRNPGLDPKQIDEVAIAATTQIGDQGLTLGRTAGILAGLPQSVPGYSIDRMCAGALTAVTTTAGSIAFGAYDAVIAGGVEHMGRHPMGEGVDPNPRFVSEKLVDESALFMGMTAENLHDRYPHITKLRADEYAVRSQEKAAKAYADGKIQADLVPISVRRTDPQVGETGWGLVTADEPMRPGTTLENLAGLKTPFRVHGRVTAGNAAGLNDGATASIIASEDFAREHGLPVKMRLVSYAFAGVEPEVMGYGPIPATEKALAKAGLGIGDIGLFEVNEAFAVQVLAFLDHYGIADDDERVNQYGGAIAFGHPLASSGVRLMTQLARQFEEQPDVRYGLTTMCVGFGMGATVIWENPHFEGDK; encoded by the coding sequence GTGCCTCGTACCGTCAGGGACGTCGTCTTCGTCGACGGCGTCCGCACCCCGTTCGGCAAGGCGGGCCCGAAGGGCATCTACCACGAGACCAGGGCCGACGACCTCGTCGTGAAGGCGATCCGGGAGCTGCTGCGCCGCAACCCGGGCCTCGACCCGAAGCAGATCGACGAGGTCGCCATCGCCGCGACCACGCAGATCGGCGACCAGGGTCTGACGCTCGGCCGTACCGCGGGCATCCTCGCGGGCCTGCCGCAGTCCGTGCCCGGCTACTCCATCGACCGCATGTGCGCGGGCGCGCTGACGGCGGTCACCACGACCGCCGGCTCCATCGCCTTCGGCGCCTACGACGCCGTCATCGCGGGCGGTGTCGAGCACATGGGCCGCCACCCGATGGGCGAGGGCGTGGACCCGAACCCGCGCTTCGTCAGCGAGAAGCTGGTCGACGAGTCCGCCCTGTTCATGGGGATGACCGCGGAGAACCTGCACGACCGCTACCCGCACATCACCAAGCTGCGCGCCGACGAGTACGCGGTGCGTTCGCAGGAGAAGGCCGCCAAGGCGTACGCCGACGGCAAGATCCAGGCCGACCTGGTGCCGATCTCGGTGCGCCGTACCGACCCGCAGGTCGGTGAGACCGGCTGGGGCCTGGTCACCGCCGACGAGCCGATGCGTCCGGGCACCACGCTGGAGAACCTGGCCGGTCTGAAGACCCCGTTCCGCGTGCACGGCCGGGTCACCGCCGGCAACGCGGCCGGTCTGAACGACGGCGCCACCGCCTCGATCATCGCGTCCGAGGACTTCGCGCGCGAGCACGGCCTGCCGGTCAAGATGCGCCTGGTCTCCTACGCCTTCGCGGGCGTCGAGCCGGAGGTCATGGGCTACGGCCCGATCCCGGCCACGGAGAAGGCCCTCGCCAAGGCCGGCCTCGGCATCGGCGACATCGGCCTGTTCGAGGTCAACGAGGCCTTCGCCGTCCAGGTCCTGGCGTTCCTGGACCACTACGGCATCGCGGACGACGACGAGCGCGTCAACCAGTACGGCGGCGCCATCGCCTTCGGCCACCCGCTGGCCTCCTCCGGCGTCCGTCTGATGACGCAGCTGGCCCGCCAGTTCGAGGAGCAGCCGGACGTCCGCTACGGCCTGACCACCATGTGCGTCGGCTTCGGCATGGGCGCGACCGTCATCTGGGAGAACCCGCACTTCGAGGGGGACAAGTGA